Proteins from one Nitrobacteraceae bacterium AZCC 2146 genomic window:
- a CDS encoding hypothetical protein (product_source=Hypo-rule applied) produces MTRRQQYQRQSDLFVPKTPLVPMTASERAKLLPLVSALLSEILSVVAVTEAGDEDHA; encoded by the coding sequence ATGACGCGTCGGCAACAATATCAACGCCAATCCGACCTCTTCGTGCCCAAGACGCCACTGGTACCGATGACAGCGTCCGAGCGGGCGAAGCTATTGCCACTGGTGAGCGCGCTTTTGTCGGAAATACTCAGTGTCGTCGCAGTGACGGAGGCAGGTGATGAAGATCACGCCTGA
- a CDS encoding transposase (product_source=COG3547; cog=COG3547; pfam=PF01548; superfamily=53067), whose translation MNYYAGLDVSLEETAICVVDEQGRIVRELRAASDPAALITTVQGIGLSLERIGLEACSLTAWLHDGLRAAGFPAICIETRQANAAMKTMPNKTDRNDARALAQIMRTGWFRQVHVKSRQCRLWRSLLVARRTVLNEMRSIENVVRAILREAGVKLGMPSRATFAERARELVGADALVTGLVEPLLRILATMLEQFARLTKQVLDLVRKEETCRRLMSVPGVGATTS comes from the coding sequence ATGAACTACTATGCCGGACTGGATGTGTCGTTGGAAGAGACCGCGATCTGTGTGGTTGATGAGCAGGGGCGCATCGTGCGCGAGCTTCGTGCTGCGAGCGATCCGGCGGCGCTTATCACAACCGTTCAAGGCATTGGCTTGTCGTTGGAGCGCATAGGCCTGGAAGCCTGCTCTCTGACGGCATGGCTTCACGACGGCTTACGCGCTGCCGGCTTTCCAGCGATCTGCATCGAAACGCGGCAAGCGAATGCGGCCATGAAGACGATGCCGAACAAGACGGACCGCAACGATGCCCGGGCCCTGGCGCAGATCATGCGCACCGGCTGGTTCCGGCAGGTGCACGTCAAGAGCCGGCAATGTCGGCTGTGGCGTTCACTGCTCGTGGCGCGCCGCACGGTCCTCAACGAAATGCGCTCGATCGAGAACGTGGTGAGAGCGATCCTGCGGGAGGCCGGCGTCAAACTCGGCATGCCGAGCCGCGCCACCTTCGCCGAACGCGCGCGGGAACTCGTCGGTGCGGATGCTCTGGTGACAGGGTTGGTGGAACCGTTGCTGAGAATTCTCGCCACGATGCTGGAGCAATTCGCTCGCTTGACCAAGCAGGTTCTCGATCTCGTCCGGAAAGAAGAGACCTGCCGGCGGCTGATGAGTGTTCCAGGTGTTGGCGCGACAACTTCATAA